A window of Ranitomeya variabilis isolate aRanVar5 chromosome 2, aRanVar5.hap1, whole genome shotgun sequence contains these coding sequences:
- the LOC143804003 gene encoding uncharacterized protein LOC143804003 — translation MDIFSKNTPAISQDTSFEIKDLMHKYRNALQRKTRLWWNRSSLENYVDKKIIPRGLRIQLYPTYDLGELELTKRWISVASKCSFEFMDILIAKNTLSLSEVDRELEETYKRLSMDMPKEQLAKWSKDLEIEVNVLEERVSQDKLKKFQRDVGDYDADKVFRCPEDRETLDNLIALEEENNTTETLLLDIIDKAFTQGIVSKKLLDTVRRNQPKLPTFYLIPKLHKNALDPPGRPIVSDSSHPSSTIRGIPIGQFLRAKRICSNEENFNKQAIDLTSRFLDRGYSKRIIKRGYQRAVKLTRDQLLYRTSIPGERTNDNQIRLCVSFVAVEWKPWMCKISCGPSSLEYSSGHFSV, via the exons CGCAAGATACTTCATTTGAGATTAAGGATCTTATGCATAAATATAGAAATGCGTTACAACGAAAAACGAGACTATGGTGGAACCGTTCGTCATTGGAAAATTATGTGGATAAGAAAATCATTCCTAGAGGTCTTAGGATTCAGCTTTATCCCACGTATGACTTGGGGGAGCTGGAATTAACAAAAAGGTGGATTTCAGTAGCTTCTAAATgttcatttgaatttatggacataTTAATTGCTAAGAATACACTGTCATTGTCTGAAGTGGATAGGGAGCTGGAAGAGACCTATAAGAGATTGTCCATGGATATGCCTAAAGAGCAACTTGCTAAATGGTCTAAAGATCTGGAAATTGAGGTTAATGTATTAGAAGAACGAGTCAGTCAGGATAAGTTGAAGAAATTTCAACGTGATGTTGGTGACTATGATGCGGATAAAGTATTCAGATG CCCAGAGGACAGAGAAACCCTGGATAATTTGATTGCATTGGAGGAAGAGAATAACACGACAGAG ACACTTCTTCTGGACATCATTGATAAAGCCTTCACACAAGGAATAGTTTCCAAAAAATTGTTGGATACGGTACGGCGGAACCAACCTAAactccctactttttacctgatccCGAAGCTCCACAAGAACGCCTTGGATCCACCCGGTCGCCCGATAGTCTCAG ATTCATCTCATCCTTCATCTACTATCCGGGGAATACCGATTGGCCAGTTTCTTAGAGCCAAACGAATCTGCTCAAATGAGGAAAATTTTAATAAGCAAGCTATTGACCTCACAAGCAGATTCCTTGACAGAGGCTACAGCAAAAGGATAATCAAGAGAGGCTATCAAAGGGCAGTAAAGTTAACAAGAGACCAACTCTTATATCGTACTTCCATACCTGGAGAAAGGACTAATGATAATCAG ATTCGACTTTGTGTCAGTTTTGTGGCGGTTGAATGGAAGCCATGGATGTGCAAGATATCCTGTGGGCCCTCTTCTTTGGAATATTCCTCGGGACATTTTTCGGTCTGA